Proteins encoded by one window of Dietzia sp. B32:
- a CDS encoding SDR family oxidoreductase — protein MTASGTPRTVLVTGAGRGIGEATARRFADAGYLVGAYDLEPCAWAESDDRIVTGALDVTDPGAWEAALAELTSRSGGALDVLVNNAGLLYGTPFMDASFEKDSALVDVNVKGVLYGCRAAFPFLRKASTPTVVNLCSASAIYGQAEMATYSATKFAVRGITEALDLEWAPHGIRVCSVWPLYVGTGMLEGVDTAGMRTMGVRLTEGDVAGEVLDLAEQTRRRPTGMVGRIRSALGREVHRPVGAQATAMYLASQVAPGRLVKLSNRRLTS, from the coding sequence GTGACCGCCTCCGGAACCCCCCGCACCGTCCTCGTCACCGGTGCCGGGCGCGGGATCGGCGAGGCGACCGCCCGCCGGTTCGCCGACGCCGGCTACCTGGTCGGCGCGTACGACCTCGAGCCCTGCGCATGGGCCGAGAGCGACGACCGCATCGTCACCGGTGCCCTCGATGTCACAGACCCGGGCGCGTGGGAAGCAGCTCTGGCCGAGCTCACCTCCCGCAGCGGCGGCGCGTTGGACGTGCTGGTCAACAATGCCGGCCTGCTCTACGGCACGCCGTTCATGGACGCGAGCTTCGAGAAGGACTCCGCGCTGGTGGACGTCAACGTCAAGGGCGTCCTCTACGGCTGTCGGGCCGCGTTCCCGTTCCTGCGGAAGGCCTCCACCCCCACCGTGGTGAACCTCTGTTCGGCGTCGGCGATCTACGGCCAGGCCGAGATGGCGACGTACTCGGCCACCAAGTTCGCGGTCCGCGGTATCACCGAGGCCCTGGACCTGGAGTGGGCGCCCCACGGCATCAGGGTGTGCTCGGTGTGGCCACTGTACGTGGGCACGGGGATGCTCGAGGGCGTCGACACCGCCGGGATGCGCACCATGGGCGTGCGCCTCACCGAGGGCGACGTCGCCGGCGAGGTCCTCGACCTGGCCGAGCAGACGCGACGGAGGCCCACCGGGATGGTGGGCCGGATCCGCAGCGCGCTGGGCCGCGAGGTCCATCGACCGGTCGGGGCGCAGGCCACCGCCATGTATCTCGCCTCGCAGGTCGCCCCGGGTCGCCTGGTCAAGCTGTCCAACCGGCGCCTGACCTCGTGA
- a CDS encoding lysoplasmalogenase, which produces MDTTTTRAFRDRLVQALTERVGSLADTSRPEGPAFLAATAGTEIAKATGVGALEKLCKPVIVPAALTIALRDGRLSAVDTALLSVTGAGYTAGDAILMLGGGHASRSTSRLVAGAAAFGVGHLALGGLMLRSGLRFKPVQSAVHGVVAGVAGAVLLTENRRNAPLAAYGGLLATLSALATSVDRSHGPAASVLAVAGPVFLLSDSLILARRRAEGGTALARSLDVGVIDTYATAALLLLTGTAAAARNAGSRP; this is translated from the coding sequence ATGGATACGACGACGACGAGGGCATTCCGCGATCGCCTGGTGCAGGCGCTGACGGAGCGGGTGGGCTCGCTCGCCGACACCTCCCGCCCGGAGGGGCCCGCGTTCCTCGCGGCCACCGCGGGGACGGAGATCGCCAAGGCCACCGGGGTCGGCGCGCTGGAGAAGCTGTGCAAGCCGGTGATCGTGCCGGCGGCGCTGACGATCGCCCTACGCGACGGCCGGCTCTCCGCGGTCGACACCGCCCTGCTGTCGGTCACCGGGGCGGGGTACACGGCGGGCGACGCGATCCTCATGCTCGGCGGCGGCCACGCGAGCCGGTCGACGTCCCGTCTCGTTGCGGGGGCCGCGGCGTTCGGGGTGGGGCACCTCGCACTCGGTGGACTGATGCTGCGTTCGGGGCTGCGGTTCAAGCCGGTGCAATCCGCCGTGCACGGCGTGGTCGCCGGTGTCGCCGGTGCGGTGCTCCTCACGGAGAACCGCCGCAATGCCCCGCTCGCGGCATACGGCGGGCTGCTCGCCACGCTGTCCGCGCTCGCCACCTCCGTCGACCGTTCGCACGGCCCGGCGGCCTCGGTGTTGGCGGTCGCCGGGCCCGTGTTCCTGCTCAGCGATTCGCTCATCCTGGCCCGCCGCCGGGCCGAGGGCGGGACCGCCCTCGCCCGGTCGCTGGACGTCGGAGTGATCGACACCTACGCCACGGCGGCGCTCCTGCTGCTCACCGGCACCGCCGCGGCCGCCCGGAACGCCGGGAGCAGGCCGTGA
- the pyrE gene encoding orotate phosphoribosyltransferase, whose translation MPAATDIDPDPRRRLAELVAELAIVHGRVTLSSGREADYYVDLRRATLHHEASPLIGRLLRELTEDWDFDAVGGLTLGADPVATAIMHAPGRPINAFVVRKEAKKHGMQRRIEGPDIVGRRVLVVEDTTTTGNSPLTAVTALREAGAEVVGVATVVDRATGADEVIRAEGVEYRALLGLTDLGLE comes from the coding sequence ATGCCCGCCGCCACCGATATCGATCCCGATCCGCGCCGCAGGCTCGCCGAGCTGGTCGCCGAATTGGCCATCGTCCACGGTCGAGTCACCCTCTCGTCGGGGCGGGAGGCCGACTACTACGTCGACCTCCGCCGCGCCACGCTGCACCACGAGGCCTCGCCGTTGATCGGGCGGCTGCTGCGCGAGCTCACCGAGGACTGGGATTTCGACGCAGTCGGTGGGTTGACGCTCGGCGCGGATCCGGTGGCCACCGCGATCATGCACGCGCCCGGCCGGCCGATCAACGCGTTCGTGGTGCGCAAGGAGGCCAAGAAACACGGCATGCAGCGTCGCATCGAGGGCCCTGACATCGTGGGCAGGCGGGTCCTCGTCGTCGAGGACACCACCACCACCGGGAACTCGCCCCTCACCGCCGTCACCGCCCTGCGCGAGGCGGGCGCCGAGGTCGTGGGCGTGGCCACCGTGGTGGACCGCGCGACCGGCGCCGACGAGGTGATCCGCGCCGAGGGCGTGGAGTACCGCGCGCTGCTGGGCCTGACCGACCTGGGACTGGAGTGA